The following is a genomic window from Thaumasiovibrio subtropicus.
AAAGATGCGCGTGGCCGGCAAGCTGGCTGCTCAAGTGCTAGAGATGATTGAACCCCATGTAAAACCTGGCGTTAGCACTGAAGAATTAGATCGTCTTTGTCACGAATTTATCGTTAACGAACAAGGTGCGATCCCTGCACCACTCAACTATCACGGTTTCCCTAAATCGATTTGTACTTCGATAAACCACGTCGTTTGTCACGGTATTCCCGCAGAGGAAGAGGGTGTCATTGACGGTTTCCGTAAAAAACCTGCCGTGCTAGCGGACGGTGATATTATCAACATCGACATTACCGTCATCAAAGATGGCTACCATGGTGATACTTCCAAGATGTTTGAAGTAGGTGAAGTATCAGTCGAGAACAAACGTTTGTGTCGTATGGCGCAAGAAAGCTTGTATCTTGCCATCAAAAAGGTGAAGCCTGGCTTGAAGCTGGGTGAAATCGGCACTGCTATCGAGAAATTCATCAAGACACAAAACAAAAATAATCCGCGAATGAAGCTCTCAATCGTGAAAGATTTTTGTGGTCATGGCATTGGTGCAGAGTTCCACGAATCACCGCAAGTCGTCCACTACAAAAACAATGACCGCACTGTGCTTAAAGCTGGCATGTGCTTCACCATTGAACCGATGATCAATGCTGGCCGGTACGGCTGTGATGTCGATGCAGAAGATGGCTGGACAGTTTACACTGTAGATAATAAGAACTCGGCGCAATGGGAACACACCTTGCTTGTCACCGACACAGGCTGTGAAGTGTTAACATTACGCGGTGAAGAAAGCCTGCCTAGACACGTGAAAGGCGCTTAAGCGCTCCGTATACAAGGCGAGCATAAAGCTGCCGACTAAGTTAAAATGGCCGACAGAATTGTCGGCTTTTTTGTCGCTATAGACGACGGTCTAATGGCTTACTCCGGCTTTATCATATTGACGGCGATACCAAGGAAGAACATGACCAGCATCGAACTTACCACCCCCATTGAAACTCACTCGATCAAGCAGCAGCTCGACGACTACGCGCAACAGCAGAAAGACGCTTTTTGTACTGGTGGACACGTTACCGAGCTGGTACTAGAACGCAGCCAGTTTATGGACAAGATGCTGCTATCGCTTTGGCAACATTACGGGTTCGATAACCATCCTGATCTCGCGTTAATCGCGGTCGGCGGCTATGGCCGCGCAGAGCTACACCCGCTCTCAGATATCGATATTCTATTTCTGAGCCAAACGCCCCTTGACGATGCGATCTCCAAGCAGTTAAGTGAGTTCGTGACGCTGTTGTGGGATTTACGCTTAGATGTTGGTCACAGTGTTCGCACGCTGGCTGAGTGTAAGAAGATCGCTGATGAAGACCTTACCGTGGCAACAAATTTGCTAGAGTCGCGCCTACTCTGCGGCCATAACGACACCTATGAACAACTCGTCGATCACTTTGAAAGCAACACGTTTTGGCCAAGTGCCGATTTCTACGCCGCCAAAGTGAATGAGCAACTGACTCGTCATGCGCGCTATAACGATACCGCCTATAACCTTGAGCCCGATATCAAATCGACACCGGGTGGACTACGTGATATTCACACCTTAAGTTGGATCGCAAGACGTCACTTTGGCGCTACCAGCCTGCGTGAGATGAGCAAGTACGGTTTTTTAACCGATGCCGAATTTCGAGAGCTCGCCGAGTGCCAAGACTTTTTATGGCGAGTCCGTTTTGCGTTGCACTTAGAGCTGCGTCGCTATGACAATCGACTCACTTTTGGACATCAATCTTCTGTCGCCGAGCTATTGCAATACCAAGGCGAGGGGAACCAAGGTGTTGAGCGCATGATGAAGGACTTCTATCGCACCTTGCAGCGTGTGGTAGAGCTCAACAAGATGCTCTTACAGCTGTTTCAGCAAGCGATCCTCGAAGATAAACAGCCCAAGACTTCACAGATCCTCGATGACGACTTTGAAATCAAAGGCAACGTGATTGAAGCGCGTAAACCGGCGCTCTTTCAAGCGCGTCCCGATACTATCTTAGATATGTTTCTGCACATCGCCAGCCATTCAGAAGTCGATGGCATCGCCGCGCCAACATTGCGGCAACTGCGCACCGCTCGCCGTCGCCTAAATCGTTTTTTGATCGACATCCCCGAAGCAAGAGACAAGTTTATGGCACTGGTGCGCCACCCAAATGCACTGCTTCGCGCTTTCCCCCTGATGCATCGTCATGGCGTACTCGCGGCTTACTTACCACAATGGAGCCAGATTGTTGGCCAAATGCAGTTTGATCTCTTCCATGTCTACACCGTGGATGAGCACACCATGCGTTTACTGAAGAATTTACAGAAATTTTCATTAGAAGAGTCTCGCGAACGTCACCCGGTTTGTTGTGAAGTCTATCCACGCCTGATCAAAAAAGACCTCTTGATATTGGCTGGTATCTTCCACGATATCGGCAAAGGTAGAGGCGGCGATCACAGTGAAATAGGCGAAGAAGAGTCCTATCATTTCTGCATTCAACATGGACTCACACGACCAGAAGCAAAACTCGTCGCCTGGCTTGTTCGCCATCACCTTTTAATGTCGGTCACCGCCCAACGTCGCGACATCTACGACCAAGAAGTCATCGCTGGTTTTGCGGAAGAAGTTGGCGATGAAGAGCACTTAGACTATCTGATATGCCTAACCGTTGCTGACATCTGTGCGACCAACAAAGAGCTATGGAACAGTTGGAAACGGACCTTGATCGCCGAGCTCTACTACAGCACCCAGAAGACGCTACGCCGCGGTTTAGAGAATCCGCCGGATGTCCGTGATCGCATCAAGCACAATCAACAACTGGCGTCCGCCCTGCTGAGAAAACAAGATATCGCTCCCCGCGATATTGAAACCTTATGGCAGCGCTTTAACAGTGATTACTTTTTGCGTCATACCCACAAACAGATTGCATGGCACAGCCAGCACTTAATTGAGCATGATGATCTGAATAAACCGCTCGTTTTAGTCAGTCGCAAAGCCACTCGCGGCGGTACCGAAGTCTTTATCCATACTCGGGATAAACAGAGCCTATTTGCCAATGTGGCGGCTGAACTAGATAAGAAAAACTTGAGTATTCATGACGCGCAAATCATGACCAGTAAAGATGGCTTTATTATGGATACCTTTATGGTACTCGACCCGAATGGTAAAGCCATTCCCGCTAACCGCCATGATCGTATCGTTGAAGCCTTAACGAAGACCATTACCACCGGTAGCTCAACACCCAAGCGCCACCGCCCATCACGAAAGCTACAACATTTCGATGTGGAAACCGTCGTCACCTTTCTTCCAGTAAAACGTACTCAGCGCAAGACGCTAATGGAACTCGTTGCATTGGATATGCCGGGACTATTGGCTGTGATAGGTAAAGTCTTCGAACAGCTCAACTTAAATCTACATGCAGCAAAAATTACGACAATTGGCGAGCGCGCGGAGGACTTCTTTACTTTAACCACCAGCGATGGTGATACCCTTAACGATAGTGAACAAGAAGAGCTCGCCAATTTGCTACGCAAGGAGATTGAAGCACTCGGCGAGCAATAACCCTGCTTTATACAAAGAGACAATAGGGTGTGTCATGTACACGCCCTATCGCTTTAATGCTGCCTCGATGACAACAAAGCTCCCACGCAGGCCTGACGATCCTCTGCTAATTTTAGACAAGACCCTTCGCGTT
Proteins encoded in this region:
- the map gene encoding type I methionyl aminopeptidase, coding for MTITIKTAEEIEKMRVAGKLAAQVLEMIEPHVKPGVSTEELDRLCHEFIVNEQGAIPAPLNYHGFPKSICTSINHVVCHGIPAEEEGVIDGFRKKPAVLADGDIINIDITVIKDGYHGDTSKMFEVGEVSVENKRLCRMAQESLYLAIKKVKPGLKLGEIGTAIEKFIKTQNKNNPRMKLSIVKDFCGHGIGAEFHESPQVVHYKNNDRTVLKAGMCFTIEPMINAGRYGCDVDAEDGWTVYTVDNKNSAQWEHTLLVTDTGCEVLTLRGEESLPRHVKGA
- the glnD gene encoding bifunctional uridylyltransferase/uridylyl-removing protein GlnD — translated: MTSIELTTPIETHSIKQQLDDYAQQQKDAFCTGGHVTELVLERSQFMDKMLLSLWQHYGFDNHPDLALIAVGGYGRAELHPLSDIDILFLSQTPLDDAISKQLSEFVTLLWDLRLDVGHSVRTLAECKKIADEDLTVATNLLESRLLCGHNDTYEQLVDHFESNTFWPSADFYAAKVNEQLTRHARYNDTAYNLEPDIKSTPGGLRDIHTLSWIARRHFGATSLREMSKYGFLTDAEFRELAECQDFLWRVRFALHLELRRYDNRLTFGHQSSVAELLQYQGEGNQGVERMMKDFYRTLQRVVELNKMLLQLFQQAILEDKQPKTSQILDDDFEIKGNVIEARKPALFQARPDTILDMFLHIASHSEVDGIAAPTLRQLRTARRRLNRFLIDIPEARDKFMALVRHPNALLRAFPLMHRHGVLAAYLPQWSQIVGQMQFDLFHVYTVDEHTMRLLKNLQKFSLEESRERHPVCCEVYPRLIKKDLLILAGIFHDIGKGRGGDHSEIGEEESYHFCIQHGLTRPEAKLVAWLVRHHLLMSVTAQRRDIYDQEVIAGFAEEVGDEEHLDYLICLTVADICATNKELWNSWKRTLIAELYYSTQKTLRRGLENPPDVRDRIKHNQQLASALLRKQDIAPRDIETLWQRFNSDYFLRHTHKQIAWHSQHLIEHDDLNKPLVLVSRKATRGGTEVFIHTRDKQSLFANVAAELDKKNLSIHDAQIMTSKDGFIMDTFMVLDPNGKAIPANRHDRIVEALTKTITTGSSTPKRHRPSRKLQHFDVETVVTFLPVKRTQRKTLMELVALDMPGLLAVIGKVFEQLNLNLHAAKITTIGERAEDFFTLTTSDGDTLNDSEQEELANLLRKEIEALGEQ